A window from Electrophorus electricus isolate fEleEle1 chromosome 7, fEleEle1.pri, whole genome shotgun sequence encodes these proteins:
- the LOC118241706 gene encoding scavenger receptor cysteine-rich type 1 protein M130-like, translating to MSCDQPATFFLQRRHYRFTVAMKYQPLKSKTLRTVSYSPQAVILWPSRWHSGCVYSSLNAHMRYGLLRHPLGAPNPRRGRPTLVGVGQLRGLGRRLEDSVRLMDGGGRCSGRVEVLHRGQWGTVCDDDWDMRDAAVVCRELGCGEAVDVLGNSHFGPGSGPIWMDDVDCSGSESTLKNCTSAGWGKHDCNQTKNAGVICSDMVRLVNSSRPCTGRVEILHQGQWGTVCDDDWDMRDAAVVCRELGCGEAVDVMGKAHFGPGSGPIWMNKVACSGSESTLKNCGSSRRVSDCHLAGVICSGVRLVGGPRCSGRVEVLHGKTWTTIPGSGPIWMSHVDCSGTESTVKHCGYLGWGKHSCLHYYDAELICSGKIPRLTDGPHLCSGRVEVFHENTLARVCDANFDQQDAEVVCRELGCGRPMKLLGAAAFGRGEGQVWTEELQCRGTESEVSLCPTSSVKQNCSHYSDVGLICSGHTAVRLLNGWDSCSGRVELLYLSDWGSVCGASWDMKAASVLCGQLKCGSAVALLAADWFGEGSGHIWADVFDCHGNETHLSECPISSWSRAECSHKQDAGVICNGSSQAFHEGQVRLSGGRECEGQVEVYFSQDWRRVLLDSWSVPEASVVCRQLGCGSVLNFSSSSPSSPDQHRHMCVRGFNCSGSEAHLGNCSSANLLNLSCSSMEQLSITCSGKCYSNPKTAHSSIRLVGAGGDCAGRLEVFISGSWGTVCDDSWDIEDAQVVCRQLQCGVALSAYVPAWFGPGTGPIWLNEVQCEGNETSLWNCRYQSGGKHDCRHKEDIGVVCSEFKEIRLTEGCKGNLEVFYNGTWGNVCVNGMNEDTASLICQELNCGKTGRESGARARVESSPNWLDQVKCRKHDSTLWHCPSDPWGHNKCDNDKEVAQITCSVQKQLQKHVKCSSFPHQRQCSVPLPLRLSGPEGSCSGRLEVYHNAAWGSICDDQWDIRDAEVVCRQLGCGKALSANGSAAFGPGEGVIWLNRVECRGDEIHLWDCSYSLKNHTDCSHKEHAGVTCADISLTPVITSKVTTNSISVGKSEITTSRPLPQPATSPVVLLVLGVLLFLALVLLSGLVYQNRVLMREEA from the exons ATGTCCTGCGACCAGCCCGCCACCTTCTTCTTGCAGCGGCGGCACTACAGGTTCACAGTGGCCATGAAGTACCAGCCGCTGAAGTCCAAGACCCTCCGGACAGTCTCGTACAGCCCACAGGCCGTCATCTTATGGCCCAGCCGATGGCACTCGGGTTGTGTGTACAGCAGCTTGAATGCCCACATGCGGTACGGCCTCCTCCGTCATCCTCTCGGCGCTCCAAACCCAAGACGGGGCCGGCCGACGCTTGTAGGCGTTGGACAGCTCCGCGGTCTCGGGCGAAGGCTGGAGG ACAGTGTAAGGCTGATGGATGGTGGTGGTCGCTGTagtgggagagtggaggttcttcatagaggacagtggggaacagtgtgtgatgatgactgggatatgagagatgctgcagtggtgtgtagagagctgggctgtggggaggctgtagatgtactgggtaattctcactttggaccaggatcaggaccaatctggatggatgatgtggactgtagtggatcagagtctacactgaagaactgtacaTCAGCAGGTTGGGGTAAACATGACTGTAATCAAACCAAaaatgctggagtcatctgctcAG ACATGGTGAGGCTGGTGAATAGCAGCAGGCCTTGTACTGGGAGAGTGGAGATTCTTCAtcaaggacagtggggaacagtttgtgatgatgactgggatatgagagatgctgcagtggtgtgtagagagctgggctgtggggaggctgtagatgtaatGGGTAaagctcactttggaccaggatcaggaccaatttGGATGAATAAAGTGGcctgtagtggatcagagtctacactgaagaactgtggtTCAAGTAGAAGGGTTAGTGACTGTCATCTTGCAGGAGTTATCTGCTCAG gagtAAGGCTGGTTGGTGGTCCTCGCTGCTCTGGAAGAGTGGAGGTActtcatgggaagacctggaccaca ataccaggatcaggaccaatttGGATGAGTCATGTGGACTGCAGTGGAACTGAGTCTACAGTGAAACACTGTGGATACTTGGGCTGGGGTAAACATAGCTGTCTTCATTATTATGATGCTGAATTAATCTGCTCAGGT AAAATACCCAGACTTACAGATGGTCCTCACCTGTGTTCTGGGAGAGTAGAGGTGTTTCATGAGAATACCTTGGCCAGAGTGTGTGATGCTAACTTTGACcaacaggatgcagaggttgtttGTAGAGAGCTAGGATGTGGGCGTCCTATGAAgttgctgggagcagctgcttttggcagaggggagggtcaggtgtggacagaggaacttcagtgtagaggcacCGAATCTGAggtttctctctgtccaacatCTTCAGTCAAACAGAACTGCTCCCATTACAGTGATGTGGGACTAATATGTTCAG GTCACACTGCAGTGCGTCTGTTGAATGGCTGGGACTCCTGTTCTGGTCGAGTGGAGCTCCTGTACCTCAGTGACTGGGGCTCAGTTTGTGGGGCTAGCTGGGATATGAAagctgccagtgtcctctgtggacagctgaagtgtgggagtgctgtggcTTTGTTGGCAGCGgactggtttggggaggggagtggccACATCTGGgctgatgtgtttgattgtcATGGCAACGAGACGCACCTATCAGAATGCcccatctcatcatggagtcgAGCAGAATGCTCTCATaaacaggatgctggagtcatctgcaatG GTtcctctcaggcctttcatgaggGGCAAGTGCGGttgtctggagggagggagtgtgaggggcaggtTGAGGTTTACTTCAGTCAGGACTGGAGGAGagttctcctggactcctggAGTGTGCCTGAGGCCTCTgtggtctgcagacagctgggctgtggctctgtgctaaacttctccagctcctctccatccagtcctgatcaacacaggcacatgtgtgtgaggggtttcaattgttctgggagtgaagctcatctggggaactgcagcagtgcaaacctcctcaacctctcctgcagctccatggaacagctgtcaatcacctgctctggtaAGTGTTACAGTAACCCAAAAACTG cccaCTCCTCCATCAGGCTGGTTGGCGCGGGGGGAGACTGTGCAGGAAGGCTGGAGGTTTTCATCAGTGGATCgtgggggacagtgtgtgatgactcatggGATATTGAGGATGCCcaggtggtgtgcaggcagctgcagtgtggagtggcccTCAGTGCCTACGTACCAGCCTGGTTTGGTCCAGGAACCGGGCCCATATggctgaatgaggtgcagtgtgaggggaACGAGACATCCCTGTGGAACTGCAGGTATCAATCTGGGGGAAAGCATGACTGCAGACACAAGGAGGATATAGGGGTCGTGTGCTCAG agtttaaagagatcagactcaCTGAGGGGTGTAAAGGGAATCTGGAAGTGTTCTACAATGGAAcctgggggaatgtgtgtgtgaatgggatgaATGAAGACACAGCAAGTTTGATCTGTCAAGAGCTGAACTGTGGAAAAACAGGCAGGGAGTCTGGGGCCAGAGCAAGAGTGGAATCATCTCCTaactggctggatcaggtgaaatgtaggaaacatgactccactctATGGCACTGCCCATCTGACCCCTGGGGACACAATAAGTGTGATAATGACAAAGAGGTGGCTCAGATTACTTGTTCAG TGCagaaacaattacaaaaacatgtgaaatgcTCTTCATTTCCCCATCAAAGACAGTGCTCAG TTCCGCTGCCTCTCAGGCTGAGTGGACCAGAGGGaagctgctctgggaggctgGAGGTTTATCATAATGCTGCGTGGGgctccatctgtgatgatcagtgggacatcagggatgctgaggtggtctgcaggcagctgggctgtgggaaggcactGAGTGCTAATGGGAGTGCTGCCTTTGGTCCTGGTGAAGGGGTGATCTGGTTGAACAGAGTGGAGTGTAGAGGGGATGAGATTcacctgtgggactgcagttattcactgaAGAACCACACTGATTGCTCCCACAAAGAGCATGCTGGCGTCActtgtgcag ACATCTCCCTGACCCCTGTGATTACAAGCAAAGTAACCACCAACTCCATCTCAG TTGGTAAATCTGAGATAACAACCAGTCGACCTCTACCTCAACCAGCTACCTCTCCTGTGGTCCTGCTGGTACTgggagtgctgctcttcctggccttagtgcttctctctgggctggtttaCCAGAACCGAGTGCTCATGAGAG AGGAGGCATAA
- the LOC118241707 gene encoding uncharacterized protein LOC118241707 has product MVAEGEGLLPMFVKLMEWNQQATEAPPQLLYVDCDCCFSVGKGKAAAMFHECHHGQSPAVRPPLLLRLQVGRGGCGPSTGGLTDAGSCSRPTVKELAWHCRLRRKRGAQETELLIQELTDTMGIRLLDRKKMEDIWQTQRHHLHCIQDPPGVQLYRRVRQVTRGGLVLPVYLCACSSTSLESFHLHLNPFIPGTSASALHFQSYLLERLVRWNEDRIAAAVEGSDPTQVCYSSQLQYYAEHQLSKHFLRLQMDYTRPGEYTSSQSLLLSLSLSLSHIHIHTHTHT; this is encoded by the exons ATGGTGGCAGAGGGTGAGGGCCTGCTGCCCATGTTTGTCAAGCTGATGGAGTGGAACCAGCAAGCCACAGAGGCCCCTCCTCAGCTCCTCTACGTGGACTGTGACTGCTGTTTCAGCGTGGGCAAGGGCAAGGCAGCTGCCATGTTCCACGA GTGTCACCACGGACAGTCACCAGCTGTACGGCCGCCTCTCCTTCTGCGTCTTCAAGTGGGACGTGGAGGATGTGGCCCATCTACAGGAGGCCTGACTGATGCCGGGTCTTGCAGCAGACCCACTGTCAAGGAGCTGGCTTGGCACTGTCGTCTCCGCCGCAAACGTGGGGCCCAGGAGACTGAGCTGCTCATCCAGGAGCTGACGGACACCATGGGCATCAGGCTTCTGGACCGCAAGAAGATGGAGGACATCTGGCAGACCCAGAGGCACCACCTCCACTGCATTCAGGATCCTCCTGGTGTACAGCTGTACAGGAGGGTGCGGCAGGTGACCAGGGGAGGGCTCGTCCTGCCCGTGTATCTCTGTGCATGCAGTTCCACTTCCCTGGAGTCGTTCCACCTGCACCTGAACCCATTCATACCTG GTACAAGTGCGAGTGCCCTGCACTTTCAGTCATACCTGCTTGAACGGTTGGTGAGGTGGAATGAAGACCGCatagcagcagcagtggagggaAGTGATCCTACTCAGGTCTGCTACAGCAGCCAGCTGCAGTACTATGCTGAGCACCAGCTGAGCAAGCATTTCCTTAGGCTCCAGATGGACTACACTAGGCCTGGAGAGTATACatcctctcaatctctcttgctctctctctctctctctctctctcatattcacatacacacgcacacacacacatag